In one window of Lacticaseibacillus casei DSM 20011 = JCM 1134 = ATCC 393 DNA:
- a CDS encoding phage portal protein: MNFNLFDLFTQRKDASFAYDLDLIGGQQTQVYLKQYALNTCASFLARTVSQSEFKTKNAALYYKLNVRPNYNQTATSFWQELIFKLITDNEVLVVQDDTGDLLIADSYVHNVKAVYPDTFSGVVVNDYQFQRVFGMDDVWFIKYNNDNLTTYTNQLLSDYANLFSRMISFAMRNKQLRATVDFSGVTSFDSQTPKDDTNGNKKENPAQKFIDKLFSAFRDNDIAIVPLQKGIKYDEVSSQYSGADQAFSDITAARKEAVDSVAEILGIPPALIHGAQAEVDQNQQELLNFCIAPLNQKIEDELNAKAVSQSSYDQDKVTVWGLNKPDPFKQAEAIDKITAVGVLSRNEVRARLGYEPVDGGDAYYMTKNYQVITDTPQPETDDLNAKTINERRKAQGLEPLAGGDAIWMSDKQIPVIPIKASPKGGDNNDDSNSN; this comes from the coding sequence GTGAACTTCAACTTATTTGATCTGTTTACTCAACGAAAAGATGCCAGTTTTGCCTATGATCTTGATTTGATTGGCGGACAGCAGACGCAAGTTTACCTGAAACAGTATGCGTTAAATACGTGTGCATCTTTTTTAGCCAGAACGGTTTCTCAGTCCGAGTTCAAAACTAAAAACGCTGCGCTTTATTACAAGCTAAATGTCCGACCAAACTATAATCAAACAGCAACGAGCTTTTGGCAGGAACTGATCTTTAAACTCATTACAGATAATGAAGTGCTGGTCGTTCAGGACGATACAGGCGACCTACTGATTGCTGACAGCTACGTTCATAATGTCAAGGCAGTATATCCTGATACATTTTCTGGAGTGGTGGTCAATGACTATCAGTTTCAGCGTGTGTTTGGAATGGATGACGTTTGGTTTATCAAATACAACAACGACAACCTAACCACATACACAAATCAGTTGTTATCCGACTATGCTAATTTATTCAGCCGCATGATTAGTTTCGCTATGCGTAACAAGCAGCTAAGAGCAACGGTGGATTTCTCAGGCGTTACAAGTTTTGACAGCCAAACGCCTAAAGATGATACGAATGGCAATAAGAAAGAGAATCCAGCTCAGAAATTCATTGATAAGCTCTTTAGTGCATTCAGAGACAACGACATTGCAATTGTGCCTTTACAAAAGGGTATTAAGTACGACGAAGTTTCGAGCCAGTATAGTGGCGCAGATCAGGCATTTTCTGACATTACTGCTGCACGTAAAGAGGCAGTTGACAGCGTTGCAGAGATTCTAGGAATTCCACCAGCATTGATCCACGGTGCACAGGCGGAAGTTGATCAGAATCAACAAGAATTATTGAATTTTTGCATTGCTCCGCTTAATCAAAAAATTGAGGATGAGTTAAATGCCAAGGCTGTAAGCCAGTCTTCATATGATCAAGATAAGGTCACCGTTTGGGGACTGAATAAGCCTGACCCATTCAAGCAAGCAGAAGCGATTGATAAGATCACAGCGGTTGGTGTCCTTAGCCGAAATGAAGTGCGTGCTCGTCTGGGATATGAACCAGTAGATGGCGGAGATGCGTACTACATGACTAAGAACTATCAAGTTATTACGGACACTCCTCAACCGGAAACCGACGATCTAAATGCAAAAACAATCAATGAACGGCGAAAAGCTCAGGGCCTAGAACCGTTGGCTGGCGGAGATGCTATCTGGATGTCAGATAAGCAAATACCGGTCATTCCAATCAAAGCATCACCGAAGGGAGGTGATAATAATGACGACAGTAATTCCAATTAA
- a CDS encoding HNH endonuclease, producing MTNISYTGDVHSHAGRAHFYRSAEWKALREQVLERDHYECQWCKAEGRVTTGNDMTLEIDHIKTLEERPDLALDPDNLRTLCRDCHNKRHGRFNYKRLGRPKNPYANDERW from the coding sequence ATGACTAACATATCTTATACGGGAGATGTTCACAGTCACGCTGGGCGTGCACACTTCTATCGTTCAGCTGAATGGAAAGCATTGCGCGAACAGGTTCTTGAACGTGACCACTATGAATGTCAATGGTGCAAAGCGGAAGGACGCGTGACTACTGGCAATGACATGACACTGGAGATTGACCACATCAAGACGCTAGAGGAACGTCCAGACCTAGCGCTTGATCCAGATAACCTGCGCACACTCTGCCGCGACTGTCACAACAAGCGACACGGACGATTCAATTATAAACGTTTGGGGAGACCAAAAAATCCGTATGCCAACGATGAGAGATGGTAA
- a CDS encoding IS3 family transposase: protein MIKQHRQAYRAIEEVSQGQHGAVTKLLDVIGISRQAYYKGLRREETVWEVHDRRLKERTQYWFDFHRQGIGAGNLLINLQQDELIDFPITIKQVRRVMRELDIRCQIRQKRHSRVKQSEQYLQDNVLNQCFYVERPNQVWLADSTELKYGINGEYKMRLSGVLDLYGRNLLAYNLSATETTAAEIQVFQRAFTRAGNVHPLIHTDRGSAYTSKAFNRYLNQFEVTRSMSRPGTPYDNAPIERWWNEFKLRWMDRHPMAKTYKEFVKLVEDGIHYFNHDNRSGQRDGLTPEEYWNKAI from the coding sequence GTGATCAAACAACACCGACAAGCTTACCGTGCCATCGAAGAAGTTAGTCAAGGCCAACATGGCGCTGTCACAAAGTTATTGGACGTTATTGGCATCAGCCGTCAAGCTTATTACAAAGGCTTAAGGCGGGAGGAAACAGTGTGGGAGGTCCACGATCGGCGGCTTAAGGAGCGGACTCAATATTGGTTTGATTTTCATCGCCAAGGCATTGGTGCTGGGAATCTTCTGATCAACTTACAACAAGATGAGCTGATTGACTTTCCGATCACGATCAAACAAGTTCGTCGCGTCATGCGCGAGCTTGACATTCGATGTCAGATCCGCCAAAAACGGCATAGTCGCGTCAAGCAATCTGAACAGTACCTGCAAGACAATGTGCTCAATCAATGTTTCTACGTGGAACGCCCTAATCAAGTCTGGCTAGCCGACTCAACCGAGTTGAAATACGGTATCAACGGCGAGTACAAGATGCGCCTCAGTGGCGTTCTTGACCTCTATGGCCGCAATCTGTTGGCTTACAACCTGAGTGCAACCGAAACAACCGCTGCCGAGATTCAGGTCTTCCAGCGCGCTTTCACTCGCGCTGGCAACGTCCATCCGCTCATTCATACTGATCGTGGTTCCGCCTATACATCCAAGGCATTCAACCGCTACCTCAACCAATTTGAAGTCACACGAAGTATGTCACGGCCGGGAACGCCCTATGACAACGCACCGATAGAGCGCTGGTGGAACGAGTTTAAACTGCGGTGGATGGATCGTCATCCAATGGCAAAGACTTACAAGGAATTCGTCAAGCTCGTTGAAGACGGGATCCACTATTTCAATCACGACAACCGTTCAGGACAAAGAGACGGCCTTACCCCAGAAGAATACTGGAATAAGGCCATCTAA
- a CDS encoding head maturation protease, ClpP-related, whose product MTTVIPINTQLVDDETASVMKSWGLDLVAPNVIREMLPTDNSDVVVEIDSPGGLVTAGSSIATLLKDYPGTVTAKIIGQAASAATVVALSADKIMMAPTATFMIHRVSVSGISGNSGDLDKYSDVLSMQDKQFANLYASKTGKTADEMLKLMTDETYMSAQQAKDIGFVDEIMFEEQPTLVAGPKTMLTKEIVDALKEYREIKGKQSNPVLNVDTDELAEKLANKLKNHEEPKQSKFAGFLF is encoded by the coding sequence ATGACGACAGTAATTCCAATTAACACTCAGCTTGTTGATGATGAGACTGCGAGTGTCATGAAGTCATGGGGACTGGATTTAGTAGCTCCAAACGTGATCCGCGAAATGCTTCCGACTGATAATTCAGACGTTGTAGTCGAAATTGATAGTCCAGGTGGATTGGTTACCGCCGGGAGCTCAATTGCGACGCTTTTGAAAGACTATCCCGGAACTGTAACGGCTAAGATTATCGGTCAGGCAGCATCTGCAGCTACAGTAGTAGCACTATCAGCTGACAAGATTATGATGGCACCGACGGCTACATTCATGATCCACCGTGTGTCAGTCTCTGGCATTTCTGGAAACTCCGGTGATCTTGACAAGTACAGTGATGTTCTTTCAATGCAAGATAAACAATTTGCTAACTTGTATGCATCAAAAACTGGGAAAACAGCTGATGAGATGCTCAAGCTAATGACAGACGAGACGTATATGTCAGCACAACAGGCCAAAGATATTGGTTTTGTTGATGAAATTATGTTTGAGGAACAGCCTACCTTGGTAGCAGGCCCAAAAACGATGCTGACAAAAGAGATCGTTGATGCCCTTAAGGAGTATCGAGAAATCAAAGGCAAGCAAAGTAATCCAGTTCTAAATGTCGACACTGATGAACTAGCAGAAAAGCTTGCAAACAAATTGAAAAACCATGAGGAACCTAAGCAAAGTAAGTTTGCAGGGTTCCTTTTTTAA
- a CDS encoding CsbD family protein: MSLDGKVDSTKDKISGKAKEVEGKVTGDKARETQGKAEGILGKAKEKLDDAKDAVKDTLDDVKNKLSTDKKD; the protein is encoded by the coding sequence ATGAGTTTAGATGGTAAAGTCGACAGCACCAAGGACAAGATCTCCGGTAAAGCTAAAGAAGTTGAAGGCAAAGTAACGGGTGATAAGGCTCGTGAAACACAGGGCAAAGCAGAAGGAATACTTGGCAAGGCCAAGGAAAAGCTTGATGATGCCAAAGATGCTGTTAAAGATACATTAGATGATGTGAAAAACAAGCTCAGCACAGATAAGAAAGACTAA
- a CDS encoding terminase large subunit domain-containing protein, which yields MIAFVFLYHEDGTNYYEDFLWMMGRGSGKNGLISALGTFLISEFNGVRGYNGSIIANSEEQAKTSVAEIKDVVDSSPALGRAFYATNTQIKSRRTNSTLKYRTSNGNTKDGLRDGFVIFDEIHEYQDDSNVKVHLSGLGKKANPRVFFIGTDGYVRDGFIDTKKKQAESVLKGKAAPDFLFPWICKIDSEDEIDNPRMWEKSVPMIVKPLSTYGKTLYRQIKKDYDALVEAPSGREEFLTKRMDYPSQAMNSNVAPWEEILATNQPIPKDIDGREAIGAVDFASVRDFIAAAVTVRYKDKLVTVEKQWARKGFCDKYYAYSRKERIATPNQRINIPLHDWERSGLVEVIDEPLMDPKHALEWMQQMAQQFNIKKVVMDNYRAQIMRKMFEDGGFDVDIIHNPTSIDGLLASIIDDGFPRHRFIWGDNPMLRWNAQNVLVKVNKANGNKSYEKKEETRRKTDGFKAFEYTLYRANELSDVDVSESLAFLNDLDF from the coding sequence TTGATCGCGTTCGTTTTTTTGTATCACGAAGACGGGACCAATTATTATGAAGACTTTTTGTGGATGATGGGTCGTGGGTCCGGTAAAAATGGGCTAATCTCTGCGCTCGGCACATTTTTGATTTCGGAGTTCAATGGGGTTCGTGGATATAACGGATCGATCATTGCCAACAGCGAAGAACAGGCGAAGACATCAGTAGCCGAAATAAAAGACGTCGTGGACAGCAGCCCAGCACTTGGCCGCGCGTTTTACGCGACAAACACCCAGATCAAATCGCGCCGGACAAACTCGACGCTTAAATATCGGACATCAAATGGTAACACCAAGGATGGTTTGCGAGACGGGTTTGTTATTTTTGACGAGATTCACGAATACCAAGACGATTCTAATGTAAAAGTGCACTTATCTGGCCTTGGCAAGAAGGCAAACCCCCGTGTTTTCTTCATTGGGACCGATGGCTACGTTCGCGATGGGTTCATTGACACCAAGAAGAAACAAGCGGAAAGCGTTTTGAAAGGCAAGGCGGCGCCTGATTTTCTGTTCCCATGGATTTGCAAGATTGACAGTGAGGACGAAATAGACAATCCCAGGATGTGGGAAAAGTCAGTGCCAATGATCGTCAAGCCCTTGTCCACATACGGAAAAACGTTATACCGGCAGATTAAAAAAGACTACGACGCATTGGTGGAGGCGCCAAGCGGCCGTGAAGAGTTTTTGACCAAAAGGATGGATTACCCCAGCCAGGCGATGAACAGTAATGTGGCGCCCTGGGAAGAGATTTTAGCGACCAATCAGCCGATCCCCAAAGATATTGATGGCCGAGAAGCGATTGGAGCTGTGGATTTCGCCAGTGTACGAGATTTCATTGCTGCCGCCGTTACCGTTCGTTATAAGGACAAGCTGGTGACTGTCGAAAAGCAATGGGCGCGAAAAGGATTCTGTGACAAATATTACGCATACAGTCGCAAGGAACGGATTGCCACACCTAATCAGCGAATCAATATTCCTCTGCACGACTGGGAACGTAGCGGCCTGGTTGAAGTCATCGACGAGCCGTTGATGGACCCAAAACATGCGCTGGAATGGATGCAACAGATGGCTCAGCAATTCAACATCAAAAAGGTGGTCATGGATAATTACCGAGCCCAGATCATGCGAAAAATGTTTGAAGACGGTGGCTTCGATGTAGATATTATTCACAACCCTACTTCAATCGACGGGTTGCTCGCATCGATTATCGACGATGGGTTTCCGCGCCACAGATTTATTTGGGGAGACAATCCAATGCTTCGCTGGAACGCGCAAAATGTGTTGGTTAAGGTCAACAAAGCAAACGGAAACAAGTCCTATGAGAAGAAAGAGGAAACTCGTCGTAAGACAGATGGTTTTAAGGCCTTTGAATATACGTTGTACAGAGCAAATGAATTATCCGATGTGGACGTCAGTGAATCGCTGGCGTTTTTAAATGACCTTGACTTCTGA
- a CDS encoding P27 family phage terminase small subunit, producing the protein MDKLDKLKNRLLSQIDKTNPIETEKVDRYVSMVDMFYRLQKEAIKQPIIEIENGSQHFTKSNPALADMNKINASLISLGKDMGLSAPPGIDGKGTGYDPDDLL; encoded by the coding sequence ATGGACAAGCTAGATAAGCTTAAAAACAGGCTCTTGTCTCAGATAGACAAGACTAATCCAATTGAAACCGAGAAGGTGGACCGATATGTTTCAATGGTTGACATGTTCTACAGGCTTCAAAAAGAAGCTATCAAGCAGCCAATTATTGAAATTGAGAATGGCAGTCAGCATTTCACTAAATCTAATCCTGCTTTGGCTGATATGAACAAGATCAATGCAAGCCTAATTTCACTTGGCAAGGACATGGGATTGTCCGCTCCGCCTGGAATTGATGGAAAGGGCACGGGATATGATCCTGATGATCTGCTTTGA
- a CDS encoding NUMOD4 domain-containing protein — protein MNSTEVWKDIEDYKGLYQVSNLGRVRSLDRVDANKHYRKGRVIAYSMSSSGLGYRQVSLWRDGKRENRLVHRLVASTFLDNHDNLPQVNHKDENKENNTVSNLEWCLALYNVMYGTRNERMAKTEGRPVYVIVNSGHRYFFRSVKMASELLGLDIRAMHRCLHDKRKHHHGYSFELAV, from the coding sequence ATGAACTCAACTGAAGTTTGGAAAGATATTGAAGATTACAAAGGACTATATCAGGTTAGCAATCTTGGCCGAGTGAGGAGCCTTGACCGTGTGGACGCGAACAAACATTACAGAAAAGGGAGAGTTATTGCGTACAGTATGAGTAGTTCGGGGTTGGGGTATCGTCAGGTTAGCTTATGGCGAGACGGAAAGAGAGAGAACAGGCTCGTTCATCGTCTCGTGGCCTCGACGTTCCTAGACAACCACGATAATCTCCCTCAGGTAAATCACAAGGACGAAAACAAAGAGAACAACACAGTATCGAACCTTGAGTGGTGTTTGGCACTATACAATGTCATGTATGGTACTCGCAACGAACGCATGGCAAAAACGGAGGGACGCCCAGTTTATGTAATTGTTAATTCCGGACATCGTTACTTCTTCAGGAGTGTCAAAATGGCTTCAGAACTCCTTGGGTTAGACATAAGGGCTATGCACAGGTGCCTTCACGACAAGCGCAAACATCACCATGGCTATTCATTCGAGTTGGCGGTGTAA
- a CDS encoding phage gp6-like head-tail connector protein, which produces MNDNQVKSLLTEFKARMSIYHSSEDAELENMLQASYDAVKRMTGVSDITNNQFKELIIERTRYVYNDQAEFFEDNFLSTIIGLNLQAYGEGDDDNG; this is translated from the coding sequence ATGAATGATAATCAGGTTAAATCGCTTTTGACAGAATTTAAAGCTCGAATGAGCATTTACCACTCGTCAGAAGATGCTGAGCTTGAGAACATGCTGCAGGCCTCGTACGATGCAGTTAAGCGCATGACTGGAGTGTCTGATATCACCAATAACCAATTCAAAGAGCTTATCATTGAACGCACCAGGTATGTCTACAATGATCAGGCTGAATTTTTCGAAGACAACTTCCTATCAACGATTATTGGCTTGAATTTACAAGCATATGGTGAGGGGGACGATGACAATGGCTAG
- a CDS encoding helix-turn-helix domain-containing protein, producing MPRSKHTAQEKLLILEEFRHSNISISSFSRQHGLGDRTLQRWQARYERDGIKGLEEARKNQHYTKEQKLEAVLAYLSGEGSLAEVTMQFGLRSSTQLQRWIAMYNRDHQSLTASPSRKQVPTMSRTTTFEERIKVVEYVTKGKHSYTEAAAHFDVSYQQARSWVIKAREGGYETLVDNRGHHKDKRDLTELDKAKLRIRQLEAELKDKELVEAFVKKLLEIQHKE from the coding sequence ATGCCCAGATCTAAGCATACAGCTCAAGAAAAGTTACTCATATTGGAGGAGTTCAGACATTCGAATATAAGTATCAGTAGTTTCTCCCGTCAACACGGTCTTGGTGATCGCACATTACAACGTTGGCAGGCGCGCTATGAACGCGATGGGATTAAGGGATTAGAGGAAGCTCGAAAGAATCAACATTATACCAAGGAACAAAAGCTTGAAGCAGTACTTGCTTATCTCAGTGGTGAAGGGTCATTAGCCGAAGTCACGATGCAATTTGGTCTGCGCTCATCAACACAATTGCAAAGATGGATAGCCATGTATAATAGGGATCATCAATCTTTGACGGCTTCACCGTCTAGAAAGCAGGTCCCCACCATGAGTCGTACAACCACCTTCGAAGAACGCATTAAAGTCGTTGAATATGTCACTAAGGGTAAGCACTCCTATACTGAAGCGGCAGCCCATTTTGATGTGTCTTATCAACAGGCACGGTCTTGGGTGATCAAGGCTCGCGAAGGCGGTTATGAGACGCTGGTAGATAACCGTGGTCACCACAAAGACAAGCGTGATCTAACCGAATTAGACAAGGCCAAACTGCGCATTCGTCAACTAGAAGCTGAGCTCAAGGACAAAGAGCTAGTGGAGGCCTTTGTAAAAAAATTACTGGAAATCCAGCACAAGGAGTGA
- a CDS encoding ribonucleoside-diphosphate reductase yields MSGMKRVSYGYVCKTEQKIIEEISREETRMQAVIYTKPHCQKCRHTAMKLKQVMPVSTITADERDIERFRKQGYRSFPVVTVYKANGVHDRWCDLQVDKIKQYTEE; encoded by the coding sequence ATGTCAGGTATGAAACGTGTTAGCTATGGCTACGTTTGCAAAACCGAGCAAAAAATCATTGAAGAGATATCAAGGGAAGAAACACGTATGCAAGCTGTAATTTACACGAAGCCGCACTGTCAGAAATGTCGCCACACAGCGATGAAGCTAAAGCAGGTCATGCCGGTGTCAACCATTACAGCCGACGAGCGTGACATTGAACGGTTCCGGAAACAAGGCTATCGATCGTTTCCCGTTGTAACCGTGTATAAGGCGAATGGCGTACATGACCGCTGGTGCGACTTGCAAGTTGACAAGATCAAACAATACACGGAGGAATAG
- a CDS encoding phage major capsid protein, giving the protein MTMSFKNLDTFAEKQKAFADIVKSGGDAEAQGKAFGEMMDALSTDLNSFQEKLKNKTQEEIDNIVAANTGDVKMTQDEVKFFNDISTDTGFKNDQLIPQTTVDKIFEDMTSNHPLLQAIGLQNNGVRLKIWKSDAKGAAVWGKIFGNIQGQLDATFTSVDAEMSKLTAFVVLPNDLDSFGPAWVRTYVITQITEAFAAAAESAFVDGDGNSKPIGLDRDPSKGATSVGVTTYPVKADAGTVTLKDADTAKFELMTIIKALSKNAKGKPVVARGNTILVVQPGASLDFERAMTMQNVNGQWVYALPYGIQIIESQYVPDGKAIAFVKGRYDAYMAGGLNISDFNQTLAIQDAILFTAKQFFYGAPADSNAALVYALNIAAPSASTTGGLGK; this is encoded by the coding sequence ATGACTATGAGCTTTAAGAATTTAGATACCTTTGCGGAAAAACAAAAGGCATTCGCAGACATCGTCAAAAGTGGTGGTGATGCTGAAGCCCAAGGCAAGGCGTTTGGTGAAATGATGGACGCGCTTTCCACTGATCTCAATAGCTTCCAAGAGAAACTTAAGAATAAAACCCAAGAGGAAATTGATAACATCGTTGCAGCCAACACCGGTGATGTGAAGATGACACAAGATGAAGTTAAATTCTTCAATGATATCTCGACTGATACTGGGTTCAAAAACGACCAGCTTATTCCACAAACCACTGTGGATAAGATTTTCGAAGATATGACTTCTAATCACCCTCTGCTGCAAGCGATTGGTTTGCAGAACAACGGTGTGCGCCTGAAAATCTGGAAATCTGATGCTAAAGGTGCCGCTGTATGGGGCAAGATTTTCGGCAACATTCAAGGGCAGCTTGATGCTACGTTCACGTCTGTTGATGCAGAGATGAGCAAACTGACAGCATTTGTTGTGCTGCCTAATGATCTTGATTCATTCGGTCCGGCATGGGTACGCACATACGTTATTACCCAAATCACCGAAGCGTTTGCGGCCGCAGCTGAATCAGCATTTGTTGATGGTGATGGTAACAGCAAGCCAATTGGGCTTGATCGCGATCCGTCAAAAGGTGCCACATCCGTTGGTGTGACAACCTACCCGGTGAAGGCTGATGCGGGCACCGTAACTCTGAAAGATGCCGACACGGCTAAGTTTGAACTAATGACCATCATTAAGGCTCTGTCCAAGAATGCAAAAGGCAAGCCTGTAGTTGCACGTGGCAACACCATTTTGGTTGTACAGCCGGGTGCTTCGCTTGACTTTGAGCGTGCAATGACCATGCAAAACGTGAATGGTCAGTGGGTATATGCGCTGCCATATGGCATTCAGATCATCGAATCTCAGTACGTTCCAGACGGGAAGGCTATTGCTTTTGTTAAGGGCCGTTATGATGCATACATGGCTGGTGGCTTGAACATTTCTGATTTTAACCAAACGTTGGCCATTCAGGACGCAATTCTGTTCACTGCTAAGCAATTCTTCTATGGTGCGCCAGCAGATAGTAATGCCGCACTTGTCTATGCACTGAATATCGCTGCGCCAAGTGCTTCCACAACTGGTGGTTTGGGGAAATAG
- a CDS encoding HeH/LEM domain-containing protein, with protein MVSPVEAGADSNSTVAQLKSYLDSKRISYPSNALKADLQKLAGVTPDE; from the coding sequence ATAGTATCCCCCGTTGAGGCGGGGGCAGACAGCAACTCCACCGTTGCACAGCTTAAGTCGTACCTCGATTCAAAGAGAATCAGTTACCCAAGCAATGCATTAAAGGCCGATTTACAGAAACTTGCGGGGGTGACACCAGATGAATGA
- a CDS encoding GcrA family cell cycle regulator: MQWTDEQISGIRKLASEGFTRREAADKLGISYDALQGKARRLGIEFQKPLKNEYDSDGTNRETPPADRKVALNADGSQTVTALMRLKHEPNKDPRTLMELCGYDPDKFEMVLGDYKVYEQHSTEDGTVPQYSIHIRVKPKQGLSISEMAEAFNDKIIPVNYGMKKSGDRNLVIPLPDLHFGWTTFADLKDMVSQLREIIMDGYNEIVIEQLGDLFHSDQIHATQTVRGTQLDHANMRQAFHDAVKLFDQIVPLAIEYSNRVSIKSVFGNHSGDLEYAFLYALIDRYPQVRVDLNDSNPATDWRCAYLLGHVGIMLAHGDVSRDKLTSLFPFEYKRIFSVAKTYELHSGHYHSERFKDDRGIMWRQLGTAKPNDPYEIKNGFTTGKHLLYAFVYDDERLRCTYELN, from the coding sequence ATGCAATGGACAGATGAACAAATCAGCGGCATTAGGAAGCTCGCCTCTGAAGGTTTTACCAGACGAGAGGCGGCAGACAAGCTCGGGATTAGCTACGATGCGCTTCAAGGCAAAGCAAGACGGCTTGGTATCGAGTTCCAAAAGCCACTAAAGAATGAATACGATTCAGACGGCACAAATAGGGAGACACCACCCGCTGACAGAAAAGTAGCTCTTAATGCTGATGGTAGCCAAACAGTCACGGCATTAATGAGACTCAAGCATGAGCCAAATAAAGACCCACGAACTTTGATGGAGTTGTGTGGATACGATCCTGATAAGTTCGAGATGGTCTTAGGCGACTACAAAGTGTATGAGCAGCATAGTACCGAAGACGGTACAGTTCCGCAGTACAGCATTCATATTCGCGTAAAGCCGAAACAAGGCTTATCGATAAGTGAAATGGCTGAAGCGTTCAACGACAAAATCATTCCGGTCAATTACGGCATGAAGAAATCGGGCGATCGCAACTTAGTCATCCCATTGCCTGACCTGCATTTTGGCTGGACAACATTCGCCGATCTAAAAGACATGGTGAGTCAACTTAGAGAGATCATCATGGACGGCTACAACGAGATTGTGATCGAGCAATTGGGAGATCTATTCCATAGTGATCAGATTCATGCAACACAAACGGTTAGAGGAACACAACTAGATCACGCAAACATGCGTCAGGCATTCCATGATGCTGTGAAGTTGTTTGATCAAATTGTTCCGCTGGCAATTGAATATAGCAATCGCGTCTCAATCAAGAGCGTGTTCGGTAACCATTCAGGTGATCTCGAATACGCTTTTCTTTATGCGCTGATAGATCGCTATCCACAAGTACGCGTTGATCTCAATGACAGTAATCCGGCAACAGACTGGCGCTGTGCATACTTGCTAGGACATGTTGGAATTATGTTGGCTCATGGTGACGTCAGCAGGGACAAGCTGACAAGCCTTTTCCCATTTGAATACAAAAGGATATTCAGTGTGGCAAAAACATACGAACTTCACTCAGGCCACTATCATAGCGAGCGGTTTAAAGATGATCGTGGCATTATGTGGCGCCAGCTTGGAACAGCAAAGCCAAATGATCCCTATGAGATTAAGAATGGCTTCACCACGGGCAAACATCTGCTGTATGCGTTCGTTTATGACGATGAAAGACTGAGGTGCACTTATGAACTCAACTGA